One genomic region from Nymphaea colorata isolate Beijing-Zhang1983 chromosome 10, ASM883128v2, whole genome shotgun sequence encodes:
- the LOC116262093 gene encoding cyclin-dependent kinase F-4-like isoform X2, whose amino-acid sequence MDKYKALNGLGEGTYGNVWKAINCQTGETVAIKKLKKKYYSWEECLNLREVQSLRKLNHPNIVKLKELIRENNLLYFVFEYMECNLYEVMKTRSIPFTEAEVRNWCFQVFQALAYMHQCGYFHRDLKPENLLVTKDAIKIADFGLAREVLSQPPYTNYVSTRWYRAPEVLLQAPVYSSSVDMWAMGAIMAELFTLQPLFPGSSELDEIYKICSVLGSPGMDTWPEGLQLANLLNYQFPLFAPCQLSILIPSASKEAIDLISSLCSWDPKSRPTAAEALRHSFFQPCFYIPPPLRQRSDSSFMNQHIDTRPQYAERRKGAAVQRTGRRYTEAPFTIEASYASYSPMQSTSNTGIRRAFAGDTLGVHVNKKATAAASRQMGYHYEMNYKSGFGYVGGVTSKNILDAPLNRSRRMPYLPSACAPGNAECSNIDTKGSHASAALSSWYRRDILGPGPGHIPGLSEAAC is encoded by the exons ATGGACAA GTACAAGGCTCTCAATGGATTGGGAGAGGGCACATATGGAAATGTTTGGAAAGCCATAAACTGCCAAACTGGTGAAACT gttgcaataaaaaaattaaagaagaagtaCTATTCATGGGAAGAATGCCTTAATCTTAGGGAGGTTCAG TCCTTGCGGAAGCTGAACCACCCTAACATTGTGAAGCTGAAGGAACTCATCAGGGAGAACAATCTTCTGTATTTTGTGTTCGAATACATG GAATGCAATTTATACGAAGTTATGAAGACCAGGAGCATACCTTTTACAGAGGCAGAAGTTAGGAACTGGTGCTTTCAAGTGTTCCAAGCTCTTGCTTACATGCATCAATGTGGATATTTTCACCGAGACCTGAAGCCAG agAATTTGTTAGTTACCAAGGATGCAATCAAAATTGCGGATTTTGGGCTTGCTCGAGAGGTCCTTTCTCAGCCTCCATATACCAACTATGTCTCTACACGTTG gtATCGAGCACCTGAAGTTTTGCTTCAAGCACCTGTTTACAGCTCTTCTGTAG ATATGTGGGCCATGGGTGCTATCATGGCGGAGCTATTTACTCTTCAGCCTCTTTTTCCTGGATCAAG TGAACTGGATGAGATCTACAAGATATGCAGCGTCCTTGGTAGCCCTGGCATGGACACATGGCCTGAGGGGTTGCAACTTGCAAATTTACTGAATTATCAGTTTCCATTG tttGCACCCTGCCAGCTATCAATTCTTATACCATCAGCCAGCAAGGAAGCAATAGATCTCATTTCT TCACTTTGTTCTTGGGATCCAAAGTCAAGGCCAACTGCTGCTGAGGCACTTAGGCACTCTTTCTTTCAG CCTTGCTTCTATATACCCCCACCACTCCGTCAAAGATCAGATTCTTCCTTTATGAATCAACATATTG ATACAAGACCTCAATATGCAGAGAGGAGAAAAGGTGCTGCTGTGCAAAGGACTGGCAGAAGATACACAGAAGCACCATTTACTATCGAAGCTTCTTATGCCTCTTATTCTCCTATGCAGTCTACTTCCAATACAG GAATACGACGGGCATTTGCAGGGGATACTCTG GGTGTGCATGTAAACAAAAAGGCTACTGCAGCAGCTAGCAGACAGATGGGATATCATTATGAAATGAACTACAAGTCTG GTTTTGGTTATGTTGGTGGTGTTACTTCTAAAAATATCTTGGATGCTCCCCTCAACAGAAGCAG GAGGATGCCTTATCTACCTAGCGCTTGTGCTCCAGGTAATGCAGAATGTTCAAATATCGACACGAAGGGAAGCCATGCTTCTGCGGCTTTATCTAGTTGGTATCGGCGTGACATCTTGGGGCCTGGGCCTGGCCATATTCCTGGACTTTCTGAAGCAGCCTGTTAG
- the LOC116262093 gene encoding cyclin-dependent kinase F-4-like isoform X1, with protein sequence MDKYKALNGLGEGTYGNVWKAINCQTGETVAIKKLKKKYYSWEECLNLREVQSLRKLNHPNIVKLKELIRENNLLYFVFEYMECNLYEVMKTRSIPFTEAEVRNWCFQVFQALAYMHQCGYFHRDLKPENLLVTKDAIKIADFGLAREVLSQPPYTNYVSTRWYRAPEVLLQAPVYSSSVDMWAMGAIMAELFTLQPLFPGSSELDEIYKICSVLGSPGMDTWPEGLQLANLLNYQFPLFAPCQLSILIPSASKEAIDLISSLCSWDPKSRPTAAEALRHSFFQPCFYIPPPLRQRSDSSFMNQHIDTRPQYAERRKGAAVQRTGRRYTEAPFTIEASYASYSPMQSTSNTGIRRAFAGDTLGQGVHVNKKATAAASRQMGYHYEMNYKSGFGYVGGVTSKNILDAPLNRSRRMPYLPSACAPGNAECSNIDTKGSHASAALSSWYRRDILGPGPGHIPGLSEAAC encoded by the exons ATGGACAA GTACAAGGCTCTCAATGGATTGGGAGAGGGCACATATGGAAATGTTTGGAAAGCCATAAACTGCCAAACTGGTGAAACT gttgcaataaaaaaattaaagaagaagtaCTATTCATGGGAAGAATGCCTTAATCTTAGGGAGGTTCAG TCCTTGCGGAAGCTGAACCACCCTAACATTGTGAAGCTGAAGGAACTCATCAGGGAGAACAATCTTCTGTATTTTGTGTTCGAATACATG GAATGCAATTTATACGAAGTTATGAAGACCAGGAGCATACCTTTTACAGAGGCAGAAGTTAGGAACTGGTGCTTTCAAGTGTTCCAAGCTCTTGCTTACATGCATCAATGTGGATATTTTCACCGAGACCTGAAGCCAG agAATTTGTTAGTTACCAAGGATGCAATCAAAATTGCGGATTTTGGGCTTGCTCGAGAGGTCCTTTCTCAGCCTCCATATACCAACTATGTCTCTACACGTTG gtATCGAGCACCTGAAGTTTTGCTTCAAGCACCTGTTTACAGCTCTTCTGTAG ATATGTGGGCCATGGGTGCTATCATGGCGGAGCTATTTACTCTTCAGCCTCTTTTTCCTGGATCAAG TGAACTGGATGAGATCTACAAGATATGCAGCGTCCTTGGTAGCCCTGGCATGGACACATGGCCTGAGGGGTTGCAACTTGCAAATTTACTGAATTATCAGTTTCCATTG tttGCACCCTGCCAGCTATCAATTCTTATACCATCAGCCAGCAAGGAAGCAATAGATCTCATTTCT TCACTTTGTTCTTGGGATCCAAAGTCAAGGCCAACTGCTGCTGAGGCACTTAGGCACTCTTTCTTTCAG CCTTGCTTCTATATACCCCCACCACTCCGTCAAAGATCAGATTCTTCCTTTATGAATCAACATATTG ATACAAGACCTCAATATGCAGAGAGGAGAAAAGGTGCTGCTGTGCAAAGGACTGGCAGAAGATACACAGAAGCACCATTTACTATCGAAGCTTCTTATGCCTCTTATTCTCCTATGCAGTCTACTTCCAATACAG GAATACGACGGGCATTTGCAGGGGATACTCTG GGGCAGGGTGTGCATGTAAACAAAAAGGCTACTGCAGCAGCTAGCAGACAGATGGGATATCATTATGAAATGAACTACAAGTCTG GTTTTGGTTATGTTGGTGGTGTTACTTCTAAAAATATCTTGGATGCTCCCCTCAACAGAAGCAG GAGGATGCCTTATCTACCTAGCGCTTGTGCTCCAGGTAATGCAGAATGTTCAAATATCGACACGAAGGGAAGCCATGCTTCTGCGGCTTTATCTAGTTGGTATCGGCGTGACATCTTGGGGCCTGGGCCTGGCCATATTCCTGGACTTTCTGAAGCAGCCTGTTAG
- the LOC116262846 gene encoding uncharacterized protein LOC116262846, whose protein sequence is MASGKAASRYALCDSHSSVSSQLSSASSALSSASSSAGDPRLCTAGSAKFLSLAEGNGSRVLARAQSAGVPYSTPVKAKNEQNFASLVKRFIERKAKPSKAATPPKLVIPADIIATDLKKTAAKASRVSNLHRKFFEKASDHRSQTKKALPEGKENTRTLAMVLKSERDLMSRNKEYEMEIEELKGMLVEKNDEVEKLKDVCLRQREEIRALKSSILLPDISTLQLEKLLEKQGLELRHAREVIPNLQEQVSSLTGQIRSLAEGLAEVKAEKYGSKDDFDGISSWPATPGCNEEAANSLEFSSGPSGEPASPGSPSDRILRDMNPCLTPYYAKSKCKDYDEIIGYGAPCDYFENKPNMKQKQNLAVLHGKLSKSPECPKRHSLGGFTRLTSKSDGSKSPFGNPTLQRLF, encoded by the exons ATGGCGTCCGGTAAGGCTGCTTCTCGTTACGCTTTGTGCGACTCGCACTCCTCTGTCTCCTCCCAGCTCTCTTCCGCCTCCTCTGCGCTTTCCTCGGCATCCTCCTCCGCCGGAGATCCGAGACTCTGTACTGCTGGCTCGGCGAAATTCCTGTCGCTGGCAGAGGGGAATGGGTCCCGCGTCCTCGCCAGGGCGCAATCCGCCGGTGTCCCTTACTCTACCCCGGTGAAGGCCAAGAACGAGCAGAACTTCGCCTCGCTAGTGAAGAGGTTTATTGAAAGGAAGGCGAAGCCGTCGAAAGCCGCGACACCGCCGAAGCTCGTGATCCCTGCGGATATAATCGCCACCGATCTGAAGAAGACGGCCGCAAAAGCGTCAAGGGTGTCCAACCTTCACCGGAAGTTCTTTGAGAAGGCTTCTGATCATCGGTCCCAAACTAAG AAGGCGTTGCCGGAGGGGAAGGAGAACACGAGAACATTAGCGATGGTGCTAAAGAGCGAACGAGACCTCATGAGCCGGAACAAGGAGTATGAAATGGAGATTGAGGAGCTCAAGGGAATGCTGGTCGAGAAAAATGATGAA GTGGAGAAACTGAAGGACGTCTGTTTGAGACAAAGGGAAGAGATAAGGGCACTAAAATCTTCAATTTTACTCCCTGATATTTCGACATTGCAACTTGAAAAGCTTTTAGAGAAGCAAGGCTTAGAACTGAGACATGCTAGAGAAGTCATTCCAAATCTTCAGGAGCAGGTTTCTTCCCTCACTGGCCAGATTCGAAGCTTGGCTGAGGGACTTGCTGAG GTCAAAGCTGAAAAATATGGATCAAAAGATGACTTTGATGGCATCTCCAGCTGGCCTGCGACACCAGGATGCAATGAAGAGGCAGCTAATTCACTG GAATTCAGTTCTGGCCCATCTGGGGAACCAGCATCTCCTGGCAGTCCAAGTGATAGGATACTTAGAGACATGAATCCTTGCTTGACACCTTATTATGCCAAGTCGAAATGCAAG GACTATGATGAAATAATTGGGTATGGCGCTCCCTGTGATTATTTTGAGAACAAGCCAAATATGAAGCAGAAGCAAAACTTAGCTGTTCTCCATGGGAAGCTGTCCAAGAGTCCCGAGTGCCCAAAGCGACACAGTTTAGGTGGCTTCACACGCTTAACTAGCAAATCAGACGGAAGTAAAAGCCCTTTCGGGAATCCAACTCTGCAAAGGCTGTTCTAA